A single Sporomusaceae bacterium DNA region contains:
- the sigG gene encoding RNA polymerase sporulation sigma factor SigG, whose product MLVNKVEICGVNTAKLPVLPASRMRELFEIMQSGGIDAREQLIYGNLRLVLSVIQRFNNRGEFVDDLFQVGCIGLMKAIDNFDLAQNVKFSTYAVPMIIGEIRRYLRDNNPIRVSRSMRDVAYKALQVRDSLVNRYSREPSINEIADELKIPREEIVFALDAIQEPISLFEPIYHDGGDPIFVMDQIGDDRNHDFNWLEGVAIKEALRKLSDREKHILTLRFFEGKTQMEVAEEIGISQAQVSRLEKAALGHMRKYV is encoded by the coding sequence GTGCTAGTAAACAAAGTCGAAATCTGCGGTGTCAACACAGCCAAGCTCCCCGTCCTGCCGGCCAGCCGGATGCGCGAACTCTTCGAAATCATGCAATCCGGCGGCATTGATGCCCGCGAGCAGCTCATCTACGGCAACCTCAGGCTCGTCCTCAGCGTCATCCAGCGGTTCAACAACCGCGGCGAATTCGTCGACGACCTCTTCCAGGTCGGCTGCATCGGCCTCATGAAAGCCATCGACAACTTCGACCTCGCCCAGAACGTCAAATTCTCCACCTACGCCGTCCCCATGATCATCGGCGAAATCCGCCGCTACCTGCGCGACAACAACCCCATCCGCGTCAGCCGCTCCATGCGCGACGTCGCCTACAAAGCCCTCCAGGTCCGCGACTCGCTTGTCAACAGATACTCCCGCGAGCCCTCCATCAACGAAATCGCCGACGAACTCAAAATCCCCCGCGAAGAAATCGTCTTCGCCCTCGACGCCATCCAGGAACCCATCTCCCTCTTCGAACCCATCTACCACGACGGCGGCGACCCCATCTTCGTCATGGACCAGATCGGCGACGACCGCAACCACGACTTCAACTGGCTCGAAGGCGTCGCCATCAAAGAAGCCCTCCGCAAACTCAGCGACCGCGAAAAACACATCCTCACCCTCCGCTTCTTCGAAGGCAAAACCCAGATGGAAGTAGCCGAAGAGATCGGCATATCGCAGGCCCAAGTATCAAGATTAGAGAAAGCCGCCCTCGGGCATATGCGCAAGTACGTCTAG
- a CDS encoding C-GCAxxG-C-C family protein, with amino-acid sequence MADEMARIAKLRAEGFHCSQILIILGLERQGKSNPDLVRAMNGLANGLGDCGKICGALTGAVCLLGLYAGRGEPQERENHLLNVMGQNLVDWFEEKYIPSYGGADCRTILNDDPWNKMLRCPAMVIETYARAMELLEDNGFIAEP; translated from the coding sequence GTGGCCGACGAAATGGCCCGCATAGCAAAACTGCGTGCGGAGGGCTTTCACTGCAGCCAGATCCTCATCATCCTCGGCCTGGAGCGCCAGGGCAAAAGCAACCCCGACCTGGTGCGGGCCATGAACGGCCTCGCCAACGGCCTGGGCGACTGCGGCAAAATCTGCGGCGCGCTCACCGGGGCTGTCTGCCTGCTCGGTCTCTACGCCGGCCGGGGCGAACCGCAGGAACGGGAAAATCACCTGCTCAACGTCATGGGGCAAAATCTGGTGGACTGGTTCGAGGAAAAATACATCCCAAGCTACGGCGGCGCCGACTGCCGGACAATCCTCAACGACGACCCCTGGAACAAAATGCTGCGCTGCCCGGCGATGGTCATCGAGACCTATGCGCGAGCGATGGAACTCCTCGAAGACAACGGATTTATCGCCGAACCATAA
- the cobC gene encoding alpha-ribazole phosphatase translates to MDRKIYLLRHGKIRLEDDQRRYIGQLDLPLSDEGEQQAAWLQQALDPAALGAVYCSDLVRSRRTAEIVAGPKGVPVTALTALREIALGEWEGLSFADIARRFPDEFKARGADIGYYRVPGGESFADCSLRVIAAFRDILGSAHGDLAIVGHAGVNRVLLGHILGMPVANIFRIAQDYGCINIIQCGAAGHQLKLVNYR, encoded by the coding sequence ATGGACAGGAAAATATACTTGCTAAGGCACGGGAAAATCCGCCTCGAAGACGACCAGCGGCGTTATATCGGCCAGCTCGACCTGCCGCTCAGCGACGAAGGCGAGCAGCAGGCCGCGTGGCTGCAGCAAGCGCTCGACCCCGCCGCCCTCGGCGCGGTATACTGCAGCGACCTCGTCCGCTCGCGCCGGACGGCGGAAATCGTCGCCGGCCCTAAAGGGGTTCCAGTAACGGCGCTGACAGCCTTGCGGGAAATAGCGCTCGGCGAATGGGAAGGACTTTCTTTCGCCGACATCGCCCGCCGCTTTCCCGACGAATTCAAAGCCCGGGGCGCCGACATCGGCTACTACCGCGTCCCCGGCGGCGAAAGCTTCGCCGACTGCAGCCTGCGGGTGATCGCCGCTTTTCGCGACATACTTGGATCCGCGCATGGCGACCTTGCGATCGTCGGCCACGCCGGCGTCAACCGGGTGCTGCTCGGCCACATCCTCGGCATGCCGGTCGCCAACATTTTCCGCATCGCCCAGGACTATGGCTGCATCAACATCATCCAGTGCGGTGCCGCCGGTCATCAGCTCAAGCTCGTCAACTACCGGTGA
- a CDS encoding AMP-binding protein — protein MSGLARTPLDAWAAKKIGAGGAGFAREQLDRYQFERLRATVSWAASHSPFYRDLLAGHAATGLDALADLARYPFTTAADLRRHGPRLLCVSQSDVSRVVTLDSSGTTGAAKRLSFTPADQEATLDFFRHGMASLTQPGDRVLILLPGERPGGVGDLLAAALKRSGVRPVPHGLVRSLPATLAVMARENVNCLVGVPAQVIALARWAESAGVSPAVKSVLLSTDHVPRAVVHELTRLWGCDVFEHYGMTELGLGGGTDCAAHAGCHLHEADFFFEIVDPLTGQPVPAGGEGEVVVTTLARRAMPLIRYRTGDLSRIHSGPCPCGSELRRLAPVTARTDGRIILPGHGHFTLADLDEALFALPGLISFTAAVDNRRHATRLTIAASLAAGPGDRCALSLTAAADTVPVIRLARQAGSLAVSVAAGRCRGELEPSAAKRAIMELN, from the coding sequence ATGAGCGGCCTTGCCAGGACACCGCTCGACGCCTGGGCGGCGAAAAAAATCGGCGCCGGCGGGGCCGGCTTCGCGCGCGAACAGCTTGACCGCTACCAGTTCGAAAGACTGCGGGCTACCGTTAGCTGGGCGGCCAGCCACAGCCCGTTCTACCGCGACCTGCTCGCCGGTCACGCCGCAACCGGCCTCGACGCCCTCGCCGACCTCGCCCGCTACCCCTTCACCACCGCCGCCGACCTCCGCCGGCACGGGCCGCGCCTCCTCTGCGTATCCCAGAGCGATGTCAGCCGGGTCGTCACCCTCGACAGCTCCGGCACGACCGGCGCAGCCAAACGCCTCTCCTTCACCCCCGCCGACCAGGAAGCGACGCTCGACTTCTTCCGCCACGGCATGGCCTCCCTGACGCAGCCCGGCGACCGCGTGCTCATCCTCCTGCCCGGCGAGCGGCCGGGCGGCGTCGGCGACCTGCTCGCCGCCGCCCTCAAACGCAGCGGCGTCCGCCCCGTCCCCCACGGCCTTGTCCGTTCTCTGCCCGCGACCCTCGCCGTCATGGCGCGCGAAAACGTCAACTGCCTCGTCGGCGTGCCCGCCCAGGTGATTGCGCTGGCCCGCTGGGCGGAAAGCGCCGGCGTATCGCCTGCGGTGAAAAGCGTCCTCCTCAGCACCGACCACGTCCCCCGCGCCGTCGTCCACGAACTTACGCGGCTGTGGGGCTGCGACGTTTTCGAACACTACGGCATGACCGAACTCGGTCTCGGCGGCGGCACCGACTGCGCCGCCCATGCCGGCTGCCACCTGCATGAGGCCGACTTCTTCTTCGAAATCGTCGACCCCCTTACCGGCCAACCTGTGCCCGCAGGCGGGGAGGGGGAGGTCGTCGTCACCACCCTCGCCCGGCGCGCCATGCCCCTCATCCGCTACCGCACCGGCGACCTATCCCGCATCCATAGCGGGCCGTGCCCCTGCGGGTCGGAGCTGCGGCGGCTGGCGCCGGTGACCGCCAGAACGGACGGGCGGATAATCCTCCCCGGACACGGCCATTTCACCCTCGCCGACCTCGACGAAGCCCTCTTCGCCCTTCCGGGCCTCATAAGCTTCACCGCCGCCGTCGACAACCGCCGCCACGCAACCAGGCTCACCATTGCCGCTTCGCTGGCGGCCGGCCCCGGCGACCGGTGCGCGCTCTCGCTCACCGCCGCCGCGGACACCGTACCGGTGATCCGGCTGGCGCGGCAGGCCGGCAGCCTCGCGGTATCCGTCGCGGCCGGGCGCTGCCGGGGCGAGCTTGAGCCGAGCGCGGCCAAAAGAGCCATCATGGAGTTGAACTAA
- a CDS encoding radical SAM protein, translating into MNKAAIAGTAESLCPVCLKRISAQKIAIGDDVYLEKTCPEHGSCRAIIWRGPPAYDAWAFASQPPPPVCATAADKGCPFDCGLCPAHRRHTCCVLLEVTSRCNLACPVCFAAAGGEADDPDIGTIESWYRRLLAGGGPYNIQLSGGEPTLRDDLPAIIALGRSLGYTFFQLNTNGLRLADDRQYGLRLKQAGLSCVFLQFDGLDDAIYEKIRGKPLLDIKKAAIARCAELGLGVVLVPTLVPRINTAHIGRLVDFAVSLMPAVRGVHFQPVSYFGRYPHPPADADRFTLPELMQALAAQTGGKMKISDFRPSGGRNAYCSCHANYLVAADGQLKLGNSGEQSCCQARPAGDDVRKARSFVARRWSAAGGPRTDSPAYGPGIVTDSLDAFLDTVDKRTLCISAMAFQDNGTIDLDRVKDCPLHVVAPDSRLIPFCAYNLTRINGEPLYRPRGATP; encoded by the coding sequence ATGAACAAAGCGGCAATAGCGGGCACGGCCGAAAGCCTCTGTCCCGTGTGCCTGAAACGTATCTCCGCCCAAAAAATCGCCATCGGCGACGACGTCTATCTTGAAAAAACCTGCCCCGAACACGGCTCCTGCCGGGCGATAATCTGGCGCGGGCCGCCGGCGTATGACGCGTGGGCGTTTGCCAGTCAGCCTCCGCCCCCCGTATGCGCCACCGCCGCAGACAAAGGCTGCCCGTTCGACTGCGGCCTCTGCCCCGCCCACCGCCGCCACACCTGCTGCGTCCTCCTCGAAGTCACTTCGCGCTGCAACCTCGCCTGCCCGGTCTGCTTCGCCGCAGCCGGCGGCGAAGCAGACGACCCCGACATCGGGACAATCGAAAGCTGGTACCGGCGGCTGCTTGCCGGCGGCGGCCCTTACAACATCCAGCTGTCGGGCGGCGAGCCCACCCTCCGGGACGACCTGCCCGCGATAATCGCCCTCGGCCGGTCGCTGGGCTACACCTTCTTTCAGCTTAACACCAACGGCCTGCGGCTGGCGGACGACCGCCAGTACGGGCTGCGGCTCAAACAGGCCGGGCTGTCGTGCGTCTTTTTGCAGTTCGACGGCCTGGACGACGCCATCTACGAAAAAATCAGGGGAAAACCCCTGCTGGACATAAAGAAAGCCGCCATCGCCCGCTGCGCCGAACTCGGGCTCGGCGTAGTGCTCGTCCCCACGCTCGTGCCGCGGATAAACACCGCCCACATCGGCCGCCTCGTCGATTTCGCCGTCAGCCTCATGCCGGCGGTGCGCGGCGTCCACTTCCAGCCGGTCAGCTACTTCGGCCGCTACCCGCACCCTCCGGCCGACGCCGACAGATTCACCCTCCCCGAGCTCATGCAGGCGCTGGCCGCCCAGACCGGCGGAAAAATGAAAATAAGCGACTTCCGGCCGTCCGGCGGCAGGAACGCTTACTGCTCCTGCCATGCCAACTACCTGGTTGCCGCCGACGGACAACTGAAGCTGGGGAACAGCGGCGAGCAAAGCTGCTGTCAGGCGCGCCCCGCCGGCGACGACGTCCGTAAAGCGCGGTCCTTCGTCGCCAGGCGGTGGTCGGCGGCCGGCGGCCCGCGGACCGACAGCCCCGCATACGGTCCGGGCATCGTCACCGACAGCCTCGACGCCTTTCTCGACACCGTCGATAAGCGAACCCTCTGCATCTCCGCCATGGCGTTCCAGGACAACGGCACCATCGACCTCGACAGGGTAAAAGACTGCCCCCTGCATGTCGTCGCCCCGGACAGCCGGCTGATACCCTTCTGCGCCTACAACCTCACGCGCATCAACGGCGAGCCGCTCTACCGTCCCCGTGGGGCGACGCCATGA
- a CDS encoding NTP transferase domain-containing protein, which yields MRRAGKLAAIILAAGCSSRAPGFKPLLPLGEATVIETAVGGLRRAGIGDIAVVVGHRAADLQAVLGKLPVRTVPNEHYRAGMFSSVVAGVKALPADADAFFLLPADLPLVKSHTVRLLARAGRKTGAAVVYPVFGGQRGHPPLIAARLAPAILGWGGTGGLRPLLARYEADALDLSVIDEGILLDLDTAADYRQLVMRHAGRHCPTGKECEQLLARLGVPSPVADHSRVVAGVARRLAAGLNRAGCSLDEGLITAASLLHDLAKGRPDHPRRGARLIGRLGCPQVAAVVAAHHDKTFAAGQPLDEAAVVYLADKLVQNATIVSLEERFSCPREKFADAAAQKALSERLAQARRIAAAVEQALGAELAAIIKGDSPLPAGGDGI from the coding sequence GTGCGCCGCGCCGGTAAGCTGGCGGCGATAATCCTGGCCGCCGGGTGCTCGTCGCGGGCGCCGGGGTTCAAGCCGCTGCTGCCGCTGGGCGAGGCCACCGTCATCGAGACCGCCGTCGGCGGCCTGCGGCGGGCAGGCATCGGCGACATCGCCGTCGTCGTCGGCCACCGCGCCGCCGACCTGCAGGCCGTGCTTGGCAAACTGCCGGTGCGGACCGTACCCAACGAACACTATCGCGCCGGCATGTTCTCCTCCGTCGTCGCCGGCGTCAAAGCCCTCCCCGCCGACGCGGACGCCTTTTTCCTCCTCCCGGCCGACCTGCCGCTCGTGAAAAGCCACACCGTCAGGCTGCTGGCCAGGGCAGGCAGGAAAACCGGCGCTGCCGTAGTCTACCCCGTTTTCGGCGGTCAGCGCGGCCATCCGCCACTCATCGCCGCCCGCCTCGCGCCCGCCATCCTCGGCTGGGGCGGGACGGGGGGCCTCCGCCCCCTGCTGGCTCGCTACGAGGCCGACGCCCTAGATCTGTCGGTCATAGACGAGGGGATACTGCTCGACCTCGACACCGCTGCCGACTACCGGCAGCTCGTCATGCGTCACGCCGGCCGCCACTGCCCGACCGGCAAAGAATGCGAGCAACTGCTCGCGCGCCTCGGCGTTCCCTCCCCGGTGGCGGATCACAGCCGCGTCGTCGCCGGCGTCGCCCGGCGGCTCGCCGCCGGTCTCAACCGCGCCGGATGCAGCCTTGACGAAGGGCTTATTACCGCCGCGTCCCTTCTCCACGACCTGGCCAAAGGCCGCCCCGACCACCCCCGCCGCGGGGCCAGGCTTATCGGCCGCCTGGGCTGCCCGCAGGTGGCGGCGGTCGTCGCCGCCCATCACGACAAAACTTTTGCCGCGGGCCAGCCGCTGGACGAAGCGGCCGTTGTCTATCTGGCCGATAAACTTGTGCAAAACGCCACCATCGTATCGCTCGAAGAAAGATTCTCCTGCCCGCGGGAAAAGTTCGCCGACGCCGCCGCCCAGAAAGCGCTAAGCGAGCGCCTCGCTCAGGCGCGGCGCATCGCCGCGGCGGTGGAACAGGCCCTGGGAGCCGAACTTGCGGCGATAATCAAAGGGGACAGCCCTCTGCCGGCAGGCGGTGACGGCATATGA
- a CDS encoding XdhC family protein, translating to MKKLFQAIAALLADGESVVVATIFDKSGSAPRTAGAKMAIRQSGAIVGTIGGGRLEADAVRLAGEVFRTRRSVIQPFDLSGQDVAGMDMICGGQGEVLLDFIAADDGDNRAISEGICAALERREKAWLITALGDGREASRPARQQCLVRQDGSLIGRFAGEPGFLAKLTAGPAKIAIHAEVLDGQRFLVEPIRPAGDVYIFGAGHVSQKIAPLAETVGFRTVVLDDRAEYASRDRFPAPTEIVVLETFDRLPALAIDGDSYIVIVTRGHLHDKTILEWSLRTAAGYIGMIGSRRKRDKLYDVLTGQGFGERDFRRVYSPIGTDILAETPEELAVSIVGELIRVRAERESAPRR from the coding sequence ATGAAAAAACTCTTTCAGGCAATCGCCGCCCTGTTGGCCGACGGGGAAAGCGTCGTCGTGGCGACCATTTTCGATAAAAGCGGCTCCGCGCCCCGCACCGCCGGCGCCAAGATGGCGATAAGGCAGAGCGGCGCGATCGTCGGCACCATCGGCGGCGGACGGCTGGAGGCCGACGCTGTGCGGCTGGCCGGCGAAGTATTCCGCACGCGGCGGAGCGTCATCCAGCCGTTCGACCTCAGCGGCCAGGACGTCGCCGGCATGGACATGATCTGCGGCGGTCAGGGGGAAGTGCTGCTCGACTTCATCGCCGCCGACGACGGCGACAACCGCGCTATCAGCGAAGGGATATGCGCCGCCCTGGAGCGCCGCGAGAAAGCCTGGCTGATAACCGCGCTCGGCGACGGGCGGGAGGCATCCCGGCCGGCCCGCCAGCAATGCCTCGTCAGACAGGACGGCAGCCTCATCGGCCGCTTCGCCGGCGAGCCGGGTTTCCTGGCCAAACTCACCGCCGGCCCGGCCAAGATCGCCATCCATGCCGAAGTGCTGGACGGGCAGCGCTTCCTGGTCGAGCCCATCCGGCCCGCCGGCGATGTCTACATTTTCGGCGCCGGCCATGTGTCGCAGAAAATCGCCCCCCTGGCGGAAACGGTCGGCTTCCGCACGGTCGTGCTCGACGACCGCGCCGAGTACGCCAGCCGCGACCGCTTCCCCGCGCCCACGGAAATCGTCGTGCTGGAAACGTTCGACCGCCTGCCCGCCCTGGCCATCGACGGCGACAGCTATATCGTCATCGTCACCAGGGGGCACCTGCACGACAAAACCATTCTGGAATGGTCGCTGCGCACCGCCGCCGGCTACATCGGCATGATCGGCAGCCGCCGCAAGCGCGACAAGCTATACGATGTCCTGACCGGGCAGGGTTTCGGCGAACGCGACTTCCGGCGGGTATACTCGCCGATCGGCACCGATATCCTGGCCGAGACCCCCGAAGAACTGGCGGTCAGCATCGTCGGCGAACTGATCAGGGTGCGGGCGGAGCGGGAAAGTGCGCCGCGCCGGTAA
- the sigE gene encoding RNA polymerase sporulation sigma factor SigE has translation MVKLYIKLRFIALLQALGILQPDEIYYVGSTEILPPPLSSDEETFLLGRLQRGDKTVKSVFIERNLRLVVYIARKFENTGVGIEDLVSIGTIGLIKAVNTFDPVKRIKLATYASRCIENEILMYLRRNSKTRAEVSFDEPLNIDWDGNELLLSDVLGTDNDIIYKSVEEEVDKDLLYNAINKLSGREQKIMELRFGLAGDGLERTQKEVADMLGISQSYISRLEKRIIQKMKKFIKAQS, from the coding sequence ATCGTCAAGCTTTACATCAAGCTCCGTTTCATCGCCCTCCTTCAGGCGCTGGGCATCCTTCAGCCCGACGAAATCTATTACGTCGGCAGCACCGAAATACTCCCCCCGCCGCTCTCCAGCGACGAAGAAACCTTCCTCCTGGGCCGCCTGCAAAGAGGCGACAAAACCGTCAAAAGCGTCTTCATCGAACGCAACCTCCGCCTCGTCGTCTACATCGCCCGCAAATTCGAAAACACCGGGGTAGGCATCGAAGACCTCGTCAGCATCGGCACCATCGGCCTCATCAAAGCAGTCAACACCTTCGACCCCGTGAAAAGGATAAAACTCGCCACCTACGCCTCCCGCTGCATCGAAAACGAAATCCTCATGTACCTCCGCCGCAACAGCAAAACACGGGCCGAAGTCTCCTTTGACGAGCCCCTCAACATCGACTGGGACGGCAACGAACTCCTCCTCTCCGACGTCCTCGGCACCGACAACGACATCATCTACAAATCCGTCGAAGAAGAAGTCGACAAAGACCTCCTCTACAATGCCATCAACAAGCTCTCCGGCCGCGAGCAGAAAATCATGGAATTGCGCTTCGGCCTCGCCGGCGACGGCCTGGAAAGGACCCAGAAAGAAGTCGCCGACATGCTCGGCATCAGTCAGTCCTACATCTCGCGGCTCGAAAAACGCATCATCCAGAAAATGAAAAAATTCATCAAAGCCCAGAGCTGA
- a CDS encoding sigma-E processing peptidase SpoIIGA, producing the protein MYVYADILLVINTVMNALILLLTAWAAGVALRPWRLIAAAFLGALYALGGLIPAAAPLYSPAAKLAASAALVWLALGARSWRALLFATACFYLVALLLGGAILGWLLLAAPSPGGESWPAVTWRHLAAGGLLALLLVGLIWRRILAGLTRRRLLLPLAIDYGGRRVRLTALLDTGNHLYTIGGQRPVVLVERGSLDPLLGVAVSGYLRRTPPASWLAGLDQCGDPDWLARVQIIPCRGIGGASLLLGFRPDNLTVITATGSIAADEAVVGIHSGSFTVDGAYAALLHPAVLKAIDNKEVANICA; encoded by the coding sequence ATGTACGTCTATGCCGACATCCTCCTCGTCATCAACACCGTCATGAACGCCCTCATCCTCCTCCTCACCGCCTGGGCGGCCGGCGTCGCCTTACGGCCCTGGCGCCTCATCGCCGCCGCCTTCCTCGGCGCCCTCTACGCCCTCGGCGGCCTCATCCCCGCCGCTGCCCCCCTCTACAGCCCGGCCGCCAAACTCGCCGCCTCCGCCGCCCTCGTCTGGCTCGCCCTCGGCGCCCGCTCCTGGCGGGCCCTCCTCTTCGCCACCGCCTGCTTCTACCTCGTCGCCCTCCTCCTCGGCGGCGCCATCCTCGGCTGGCTGCTGCTCGCCGCTCCGTCCCCCGGCGGGGAGTCCTGGCCCGCCGTCACCTGGCGGCACCTCGCCGCCGGCGGCCTCCTCGCCCTCCTCCTCGTCGGCCTCATCTGGCGGCGAATCCTTGCCGGCCTCACCCGCCGCCGCCTCCTCCTGCCGCTCGCCATCGACTACGGCGGCCGCCGCGTGCGGCTCACCGCCCTCCTCGACACCGGCAACCACCTCTACACCATCGGCGGCCAGCGTCCCGTCGTCCTCGTCGAGCGCGGCAGCCTCGACCCCCTCCTCGGCGTCGCCGTCAGCGGCTACCTGCGGCGCACCCCGCCCGCCTCCTGGCTCGCCGGCCTCGACCAGTGCGGCGACCCCGACTGGCTCGCCCGCGTCCAGATCATCCCCTGCCGGGGCATCGGCGGCGCCAGCCTCCTGCTGGGCTTTAGGCCCGACAACCTCACCGTCATCACCGCCACAGGCAGCATCGCCGCCGACGAAGCCGTCGTCGGCATCCACAGCGGCAGCTTCACGGTCGACGGCGCCTACGCCGCGCTTCTCCATCCGGCCGTTCTGAAGGCAATAGACAACAAAGAGGTGGCGAACATATGCGCATAA
- the ftsZ gene encoding cell division protein FtsZ produces MLEFDMDLDQFAAIKVIGVGGGGNNAVNRMIAAGLQGVEFISVNTDAQALLLSQAPYRIQIGEKLTKGLGAGANPEVGEKAAQESRDELLKALKGADMIFITAGMGGGTGTGAAPIVAECAKEVGALTVGVVTRPFGFEGRRRQGQAERGIAKLKEAVDTLITIPNDRLMQVVDKRTSIVEAFRIADDVLRQGVQGISDLIAVPGLINLDFADVKTIMQETGSALMGIGVGSGDNRAVTAAEAAIKSPLLETSIEGAKGVLLNITGGTSLGLFEINEAAEIIARAADPEANIIFGAVIDEACEDQVRVTVIATGFDAKTIRLKGDTIVEPFKRGDLDIPAWMRK; encoded by the coding sequence ATGCTTGAATTCGACATGGATCTTGACCAATTTGCGGCGATAAAAGTCATCGGTGTCGGCGGCGGCGGCAACAACGCCGTAAACCGCATGATTGCCGCCGGGCTTCAGGGAGTGGAGTTCATCTCCGTCAACACCGACGCCCAGGCGCTCCTGTTATCCCAGGCCCCCTACCGTATCCAGATCGGCGAAAAGCTGACCAAAGGCCTCGGCGCGGGCGCCAACCCCGAAGTCGGTGAAAAAGCGGCCCAGGAAAGCCGCGACGAACTCCTCAAAGCCCTCAAAGGCGCCGACATGATCTTCATCACCGCCGGCATGGGCGGCGGCACGGGCACCGGCGCCGCTCCCATAGTGGCCGAATGCGCCAAAGAAGTCGGCGCCCTCACCGTCGGCGTAGTCACCAGGCCCTTCGGCTTCGAAGGCCGTCGCCGTCAGGGTCAGGCCGAACGGGGCATCGCCAAACTCAAAGAAGCGGTCGACACCCTCATCACCATCCCCAACGACCGCCTCATGCAAGTCGTGGACAAACGCACCTCCATCGTCGAAGCCTTCCGGATCGCCGACGACGTGCTCCGCCAGGGCGTCCAGGGCATATCCGACCTCATCGCCGTTCCCGGCCTCATCAACCTCGACTTTGCCGACGTCAAAACCATCATGCAGGAAACCGGCTCCGCCCTCATGGGCATCGGCGTCGGCAGCGGCGACAACCGGGCCGTAACAGCCGCCGAAGCCGCCATCAAGAGCCCTCTCCTCGAAACCTCCATCGAAGGCGCCAAAGGCGTCCTCCTCAACATCACCGGCGGCACCAGCCTCGGCCTCTTCGAAATCAACGAAGCCGCCGAAATCATCGCCCGCGCCGCCGACCCCGAAGCCAACATCATCTTCGGCGCCGTCATCGACGAAGCCTGCGAAGATCAGGTACGGGTCACCGTCATCGCCACCGGCTTCGACGCCAAAACCATCCGCCTCAAAGGCGACACGATTGTCGAGCCGTTCAAGCGGGGCGACCTAGATATCCCCGCCTGGATGCGCAAGTAA
- the ftsA gene encoding cell division protein FtsA yields the protein MAGKYILGVDIGTSAVKVLAATKHNGQTHILGSGTVAGAGLVKGAVTDAAALAAAVREAVDCAVMVAEIPLGPVHLGIGGIDISSQNGIGSVAPAAGMATGADIERACRAATIVTVPDDHRILHVMPIGYWLDGQPLMEAPLGKSGKRLEVETHIVSLPRRLADEITAALAALGIDVADIYANAVVGAAVTADSASCLVLDIGAGLANLALYSGGTPVLTASVPLGGDYITGDIMHGLGIGKLHAEEIKRYYAKLDRDLGGRGLVLDCNDFGTTDKQVDYDFLHKIVESRVEEIVSLLHAYVEPALSRYGADKILLTGGSSLLPSVGEWTEKIFALPVKLARPGVGLAAEYSHPANTASYGLVEYAARLATGERTGGGPVKSFFRKLKKLL from the coding sequence ATGGCCGGCAAATACATACTAGGGGTTGATATCGGCACCAGTGCCGTAAAGGTATTGGCAGCCACGAAACACAACGGCCAGACACATATACTCGGCAGCGGAACAGTAGCCGGCGCCGGCTTGGTAAAAGGCGCGGTAACCGACGCCGCTGCCCTGGCCGCCGCCGTCCGCGAAGCTGTCGACTGTGCCGTCATGGTCGCGGAAATCCCTCTCGGCCCGGTACATCTGGGCATCGGCGGCATCGACATCTCCTCCCAGAACGGCATCGGCAGCGTCGCGCCCGCAGCGGGCATGGCCACCGGCGCCGACATCGAGCGGGCCTGCCGCGCCGCCACCATCGTAACCGTACCCGATGACCACCGCATCCTCCACGTCATGCCCATCGGCTACTGGCTGGACGGCCAGCCGCTCATGGAGGCGCCGCTGGGCAAAAGCGGCAAACGCCTCGAAGTCGAAACCCACATCGTCAGCCTGCCCCGCCGCCTGGCGGATGAAATCACCGCCGCCCTCGCGGCCTTGGGCATCGACGTAGCCGACATCTATGCCAACGCCGTCGTCGGCGCCGCCGTCACCGCCGACAGCGCCTCCTGCCTCGTCCTCGACATCGGCGCCGGGCTCGCCAACCTCGCTCTTTACAGCGGTGGCACACCCGTACTCACCGCCTCCGTGCCGCTCGGCGGCGACTACATCACCGGCGACATCATGCACGGCCTCGGCATCGGCAAACTCCACGCCGAAGAGATCAAGCGCTACTACGCCAAACTCGACCGCGACCTCGGCGGACGCGGACTCGTCCTCGACTGCAACGACTTCGGCACCACCGACAAACAAGTCGACTACGACTTTCTCCATAAAATCGTCGAAAGCCGGGTCGAAGAAATCGTCTCCCTGCTCCACGCCTACGTCGAACCGGCCCTCAGCCGCTACGGAGCGGACAAGATCCTCCTTACCGGCGGTTCCTCGCTCCTGCCCAGCGTCGGCGAATGGACGGAAAAAATCTTCGCCCTGCCCGTCAAGCTCGCCCGTCCGGGCGTCGGCCTCGCGGCCGAATACTCCCATCCGGCCAACACCGCCAGTTACGGTTTGGTAGAATACGCCGCCCGTCTCGCCACCGGCGAACGCACCGGCGGCGGCCCCGTCAAATCCTTCTTCAGAAAGCTCAAAAAACTTTTATAG